A section of the Anaerolineales bacterium genome encodes:
- a CDS encoding NAD-binding protein, translated as MIDTGDQTKTEKQPTRIARINPWIWLALLWLTGIALGYSGFSIYAALNGENWSRLDIVYRLLQLITLESGSIPRPIPWQLDVARFGLPLMAAWTAVRAVMTLFREQVAFLALRFRKNHVVICGLGQKGFLLACDFLNAGWKVVVIEQNQDHPLIDKIRWMGAIVLSKDTTDPQTLLRAGIRRAYGLIAVTGNDRSNAEVAVQVARVLDGRSTPLHCLIHIVDLDLWDLLHEWQLSMVQNPALRIELFNIYQRGAEILLARYPIVGRTAESTRAGKYLLIGLGQLGRNLIVTCAERWFRQRTDPQERIRLIAVDRHASCTVAALAARFPQLEQSLSIQSVDIELESADFLSGAYLNLQRDPAPFETVFICLDDDARSIPSALNVRRQLRGMETEIILRAGTQAGLAQLALQASGTSTNFPHLSAFMLVEETCARDIFRLGTHERLAQALHESYLCSRPQDETNDPAFRIWAELPERLREANRRQADQMVHLLHESGFSLSVLRDWGDSPIELSAAEIEELACLEHQRWCVEKIRQGWRFAVGRKDEQARTHPDLVDWDRLPEAEREKNRRAVNAFPQFLHTAGYRIDRARSD; from the coding sequence ATGATTGACACCGGCGATCAAACGAAAACCGAGAAACAACCTACTCGCATCGCGCGAATCAATCCTTGGATTTGGCTGGCGCTGCTTTGGCTGACAGGCATTGCGCTGGGTTATTCAGGATTTTCCATCTACGCCGCCTTGAACGGCGAAAATTGGTCCCGACTTGACATCGTCTACCGCCTGCTGCAACTGATAACACTTGAGTCGGGGAGCATCCCCCGGCCAATACCCTGGCAGCTAGACGTCGCTCGTTTCGGTTTGCCGCTCATGGCGGCATGGACCGCTGTACGTGCGGTAATGACGTTGTTCCGCGAGCAAGTAGCCTTCCTCGCGCTTCGTTTCAGGAAGAATCACGTCGTCATCTGTGGGTTAGGACAAAAGGGTTTCTTATTGGCATGCGACTTCCTGAATGCTGGGTGGAAGGTGGTCGTCATCGAACAGAACCAGGATCATCCACTCATCGACAAGATTCGATGGATGGGAGCCATCGTCCTCTCCAAGGACACCACCGATCCGCAAACCCTGCTGCGCGCCGGGATTCGGCGAGCGTATGGGTTGATCGCCGTAACCGGGAACGATAGATCGAACGCCGAGGTCGCCGTTCAGGTTGCCCGAGTACTCGACGGCCGTTCTACGCCCCTGCACTGCCTGATCCATATTGTCGATCTCGATCTATGGGACTTGCTCCACGAGTGGCAGCTGTCCATGGTGCAGAACCCCGCGCTCCGCATCGAATTGTTCAATATCTATCAGCGGGGTGCCGAGATCTTGCTGGCCCGATACCCGATCGTCGGACGGACTGCAGAAAGCACCCGTGCGGGGAAATATCTGCTCATCGGTCTCGGTCAATTGGGACGCAACCTGATCGTAACCTGCGCCGAACGCTGGTTCCGGCAGCGTACGGACCCACAGGAGCGGATACGGCTCATAGCCGTGGACAGACACGCATCCTGCACTGTCGCCGCACTGGCGGCCCGCTTCCCGCAGCTGGAGCAGTCGCTTTCGATCCAAAGTGTGGATATCGAGCTCGAATCGGCCGACTTTCTTTCCGGCGCCTACCTGAACCTGCAGCGCGATCCAGCGCCATTCGAAACGGTCTTTATTTGCCTCGATGACGACGCTCGATCGATACCATCCGCCTTGAACGTACGCCGCCAACTGCGCGGGATGGAAACCGAAATCATCCTGCGCGCTGGAACCCAAGCCGGGTTGGCTCAGCTCGCCCTGCAGGCTAGCGGAACTTCAACGAACTTTCCCCATCTGAGCGCGTTCATGCTCGTCGAGGAGACCTGCGCCAGGGATATCTTCAGGCTCGGCACGCATGAACGGCTCGCCCAGGCGTTGCACGAATCGTATCTTTGCTCGCGGCCGCAAGACGAAACAAATGATCCAGCTTTCCGGATATGGGCTGAGCTGCCCGAGCGCCTGCGTGAAGCCAATCGGCGACAAGCAGACCAGATGGTTCATCTGCTTCACGAATCTGGGTTCTCACTCTCAGTGCTCCGGGATTGGGGGGATTCTCCTATCGAATTAAGCGCGGCAGAGATAGAGGAGCTGGCATGCCTGGAGCACCAGCGCTGGTGCGTAGAGAAAATCCGGCAGGGTTGGAGATTCGCCGTAGGACGGAAGGACGAGCAAGCGAGGACTCATCCGGATCTGGTCGATTGGGATCGACTTCCCGAAGCTGAACGTGAGAAAAACCGGCGAGCGGTGAATGCATTCCCGCAGTTTCTTCACACTGCGGGATACCGCATCGACAGGGCAAGATCGGATTAA
- a CDS encoding alpha/beta fold hydrolase, with the protein MKRVLPLLIVLCILSGCSFPGVESALTAEPPAPDLPERPAPQSAADKRCGDGACDGPETAANCPQDCGDEARPPVQEGLLWVENPSSGSQLAVYILTPADYDGAALPTLILVPGGIGDSSDFTGAGRSAQDMAERGFTVVIFDPEGRGASGGEEDLNGFVGQDGLAEIVRTVAARPEVDPDRIGLVSYSFGVTLASGTLARYPDLPIVFFIDWEGPANRVYTTHDCSPDAPGIGSTTYMASCEDDDFWREREAETFIASVQVPYQRIQFEDDHSQDTPEHGVVMVNAALNGDPPWVRLNDDPPNTIYALSPLPPVFPGSAGSRLNGLVADFAEELFALFAP; encoded by the coding sequence ATGAAGAGAGTCCTGCCCCTGCTGATCGTGCTCTGCATCCTGTCCGGCTGCTCCTTCCCCGGAGTCGAAAGTGCGCTGACCGCGGAACCTCCCGCTCCGGATCTCCCCGAGCGGCCGGCGCCGCAATCCGCAGCGGACAAACGCTGCGGCGACGGCGCCTGCGACGGGCCGGAGACCGCAGCCAACTGCCCGCAGGACTGCGGGGACGAAGCCAGGCCGCCCGTGCAGGAAGGCCTGCTCTGGGTCGAGAACCCCAGCAGCGGCTCGCAGCTCGCCGTCTACATCCTCACCCCGGCGGATTATGACGGCGCAGCGCTGCCGACGCTGATCCTCGTCCCCGGCGGGATCGGGGACAGCTCGGATTTCACGGGCGCAGGCCGTTCGGCGCAGGACATGGCCGAGCGGGGATTCACGGTCGTGATCTTCGATCCGGAAGGACGCGGCGCCAGCGGCGGCGAAGAGGATCTGAACGGCTTCGTGGGACAGGACGGGCTGGCCGAGATCGTACGCACCGTCGCCGCACGGCCCGAAGTCGATCCCGATCGCATCGGCCTGGTTTCCTATTCCTTCGGCGTCACGTTGGCCTCCGGGACGCTCGCCCGCTACCCGGACCTGCCCATCGTCTTCTTCATCGACTGGGAAGGCCCGGCCAATCGCGTCTACACGACGCACGATTGCTCTCCCGACGCGCCCGGCATCGGTTCGACCACGTACATGGCGTCGTGCGAGGACGACGATTTCTGGCGCGAGCGCGAGGCCGAGACGTTCATCGCCAGCGTCCAGGTGCCCTACCAGCGCATTCAATTCGAGGACGATCATTCCCAGGACACGCCCGAGCACGGCGTGGTGATGGTCAACGCCGCCCTGAACGGTGATCCGCCCTGGGTGCGGCTAAACGACGATCCCCCCAACACGATCTACGCGCTAAGCCCCTTGCCGCCGGTGTTCCCCGGCAGTGCGGGCAGCAGGCTCAACGGTCTGGTCGCCGATTTCGCAGAGGAGTTGTTTGCGCTGTTCGCGCCGTGA
- a CDS encoding TIR domain-containing protein has product MSDIFISYSRKDIAYARILHEGLQAQDLETWIDWQDIPPSTEWMQEIYTAIEEANTVVFILSASSILSEVCNEEIEHARENNKRIIPVVIDDVDPSKVHPALAAINWIFSRTQDELQPAIDSLIEAIQTDYDWVKAHTRLQVRALEWERERQDRSYLLHGTDLHQAEDWLAESVAKAPEPTLTQTRYIQFSRQEAMKRQRRSLISIGAALIITLVLGIIAVINGQRAQQNALSLATQVAIAEEQRGIAEEQKGIAEEQKGIAEENAHLAHIRELTAISQQSGIRFDVAMLLGAESFNEIENFQTSNNLFKLNLQYPKVSRIIMHEGVRSVAISPDGKILASGSADGSIMLWDMASVQPLSDLLRGHDSTVWTLDFSPDGKWLVSGSEDQMIILWDVDSGQEIERINTSMDIRNVAFSPDGRTIASIDASDQGGHVVLWDVDSMQAVGEPLGEFWGGTGEVAFSPDGEKLACGFGNVMIWDLSGEQPIAEPLQGNPEQVMTIAFNPDGKILATAGEDVDSLILLWDVESKQLIGEPLEGHSSEIISLAFSPDGDTLASGSRDRTIVLWNAASGQAIGEPLSAHIARISEIAFGPDGTTLASASEDDTIILWNVEGAAYSKEIVPLENSGVTRDGLSADGKILASVDDDGAIHLMDIESGQPFGEPLERQEEGSVSRVAFSPDMSTIASMEEENSISLWIASTGMRIAGPLRGFGAILI; this is encoded by the coding sequence ATGTCAGATATATTCATTTCTTATTCGCGAAAAGACATCGCCTACGCACGCATCCTCCATGAAGGACTTCAAGCGCAAGACCTGGAAACCTGGATAGATTGGCAGGATATCCCCCCCAGTACAGAGTGGATGCAGGAAATTTACACCGCAATCGAAGAGGCGAATACCGTCGTTTTCATTCTCAGCGCCTCATCCATCCTTTCCGAGGTGTGCAATGAAGAGATCGAGCATGCCAGGGAAAACAACAAGCGCATCATCCCCGTCGTCATCGACGATGTCGATCCCAGTAAGGTTCATCCAGCGTTAGCGGCGATCAATTGGATCTTTTCCCGTACACAGGACGAGCTGCAGCCGGCCATAGATAGTCTGATCGAAGCGATCCAAACGGACTACGATTGGGTCAAGGCGCACACCCGATTGCAGGTGAGAGCGTTGGAATGGGAACGCGAACGCCAGGACAGGAGCTATTTACTTCACGGCACCGACCTGCATCAAGCAGAAGACTGGCTGGCGGAATCCGTCGCGAAAGCGCCGGAACCGACGCTCACCCAAACCCGCTACATTCAGTTCAGCCGCCAGGAGGCGATGAAAAGGCAGCGTCGATCGTTGATATCTATCGGCGCGGCGTTAATCATCACTCTCGTTTTGGGAATTATTGCCGTGATCAATGGACAGCGCGCCCAACAAAACGCGCTCAGCCTGGCGACCCAGGTGGCGATTGCGGAAGAACAGAGAGGGATTGCGGAAGAACAGAAAGGGATTGCGGAAGAACAGAAAGGGATTGCGGAGGAAAACGCACATCTCGCCCACATTCGAGAATTAACCGCGATCAGTCAACAGAGCGGAATCCGTTTTGACGTCGCGATGCTGTTGGGTGCAGAAAGTTTTAACGAGATAGAGAACTTTCAGACCTCGAACAACTTGTTTAAATTGAACCTTCAGTATCCGAAAGTGTCCCGGATCATCATGCATGAAGGCGTACGAAGCGTCGCGATCAGCCCGGATGGGAAGATCCTGGCTTCCGGATCGGCAGACGGTTCCATCATGCTGTGGGACATGGCCAGCGTTCAACCTCTCAGCGATCTCCTGCGAGGGCACGATTCCACGGTCTGGACGTTGGATTTCAGTCCGGACGGAAAGTGGCTCGTTTCTGGCAGTGAAGACCAAATGATCATCCTGTGGGACGTGGACAGCGGGCAAGAGATTGAACGAATAAATACGTCCATGGATATCAGAAACGTCGCTTTCAGCCCAGATGGAAGGACGATCGCTTCTATTGATGCTTCGGATCAAGGAGGTCATGTCGTCCTTTGGGACGTCGACAGCATGCAAGCCGTCGGAGAACCGCTGGGGGAATTCTGGGGTGGGACAGGTGAGGTAGCCTTCAGTCCGGATGGGGAAAAATTGGCATGCGGATTTGGAAACGTGATGATCTGGGACCTTTCCGGCGAGCAGCCCATCGCGGAGCCTTTACAGGGAAATCCGGAACAGGTAATGACGATCGCCTTCAACCCGGATGGGAAAATCCTGGCTACTGCGGGAGAAGATGTTGATTCACTCATTCTTCTATGGGACGTGGAGAGTAAGCAGCTCATCGGAGAGCCGTTGGAAGGGCATTCAAGTGAAATCATCTCACTCGCTTTCAGCCCGGACGGAGATACACTGGCTTCTGGAAGTCGGGACAGGACGATTGTTTTGTGGAATGCTGCCAGCGGGCAGGCAATCGGCGAGCCGCTGTCGGCGCACATCGCGCGAATCAGCGAAATCGCTTTCGGCCCGGATGGAACGACTCTGGCTTCTGCGAGTGAGGACGACACGATCATCCTTTGGAATGTAGAAGGTGCGGCGTATTCAAAGGAAATCGTGCCCTTGGAAAACAGTGGGGTGACCCGCGACGGATTGAGCGCCGACGGGAAAATCCTCGCTTCAGTAGACGACGATGGCGCCATCCATCTGATGGACATCGAAAGCGGACAACCCTTCGGGGAACCGCTGGAACGGCAAGAGGAAGGGAGCGTATCCAGGGTCGCATTCAGTCCCGACATGAGCACCATAGCTTCTATGGAGGAAGAGAACTCGATCAGCCTGTGGATCGCATCCACCGGGATGCGCATTGCCGGCCCCCTGCGAGGGTTTGGTGCTATTCTGATTTAG
- a CDS encoding NBR1-Ig-like domain-containing protein, whose product MNLLLAACGFSSTPYAPARSAIDTPIAYTPFPGETPLSTLTPTIESPIFGPAQSAPEDCTNDSEFAADLGVPDGTLIRPGDDFTKTWRMRNSGTCAWTREYTWEQIDAAGNRLLALEPVTPLDGEVPPGGTVDVSVVLVLDENAELGRAQVARFQLRSPAGEYFGSNLDAQVYAVNGSGRCPPETDDLRIYIHLQDRYCFLYLQTGEASLRQDGALRVGLPVSQGSTEEPLPAVGIYNMGSTGGLDLDAWAGQQIKAAQDPTHPADVERIRLGAITAYATDDLPGPSPALHVYLMQDGVGFEIVVMPIEGGRATETLELWENIRTSFTFYAP is encoded by the coding sequence GTGAACTTACTGCTCGCGGCGTGTGGTTTTTCGTCCACCCCGTACGCCCCCGCTCGATCCGCCATCGACACGCCGATCGCCTACACCCCGTTTCCCGGCGAGACGCCGCTCTCGACGCTCACGCCCACGATCGAATCTCCCATCTTTGGGCCGGCGCAGTCCGCGCCTGAAGACTGCACGAATGATTCCGAATTCGCGGCCGATCTCGGCGTCCCGGACGGGACCCTGATTCGTCCGGGCGACGACTTCACCAAGACATGGCGCATGCGCAACAGCGGCACCTGCGCCTGGACTCGGGAATACACCTGGGAGCAGATCGACGCCGCGGGCAACCGCCTGCTTGCACTGGAGCCGGTAACGCCGCTCGACGGCGAAGTCCCGCCCGGTGGAACCGTCGACGTCAGCGTCGTGTTGGTCCTGGATGAAAATGCGGAATTGGGCCGCGCGCAGGTCGCCCGTTTCCAACTGCGCAGCCCCGCCGGCGAATACTTTGGATCGAATCTTGACGCGCAGGTGTACGCCGTGAACGGCAGCGGCCGCTGTCCGCCGGAGACAGACGATTTGCGCATCTACATCCACCTGCAGGATCGCTACTGCTTCCTGTACCTGCAGACGGGCGAAGCGAGTCTGCGCCAGGACGGTGCGCTCCGCGTCGGTCTCCCGGTGTCCCAAGGTTCGACGGAAGAACCGCTTCCCGCTGTCGGCATCTACAATATGGGCAGCACCGGCGGACTCGATCTCGATGCCTGGGCCGGGCAGCAGATCAAGGCTGCACAAGATCCCACTCATCCGGCGGATGTGGAGCGCATCCGGCTCGGCGCCATCACCGCCTATGCCACGGACGATTTACCGGGACCGAGCCCGGCGCTGCACGTCTACCTCATGCAGGACGGAGTCGGATTCGAAATCGTCGTCATGCCGATCGAAGGCGGCCGCGCCACAGAGACGCTCGAATTGTGGGAGAATATCCGCACGTCGTTCACTTTCTACGCGCCATGA
- a CDS encoding secondary thiamine-phosphate synthase enzyme YjbQ — METIQVRTRSRDELLEITDEVRACVRDSGISDGVVEVYVPHTTAGVTINENADPTTEADILADLDRLIPWRQSYYRHMEGNSAAHFKASLMGASVRVLLQGGRLVLGTWQGIFFCEFDGPRTRKVHVHVSPG; from the coding sequence ATGGAAACGATACAGGTGCGCACCCGCTCGCGCGACGAATTGTTGGAGATCACCGACGAAGTGCGCGCCTGCGTGCGCGACTCGGGGATTTCCGACGGGGTGGTCGAGGTCTACGTGCCGCACACCACGGCGGGCGTCACGATCAACGAAAACGCCGATCCCACGACCGAAGCCGACATCCTCGCCGACCTCGATCGTCTGATTCCCTGGCGGCAGAGCTACTACCGCCACATGGAAGGCAACAGCGCCGCACACTTCAAGGCCAGCCTGATGGGGGCCTCGGTGCGCGTGCTCCTGCAGGGTGGCCGGCTGGTGCTGGGTACCTGGCAGGGGATCTTCTTCTGCGAGTTCGACGGCCCTCGTACTCGCAAAGTCCACGTTCACGTCTCGCCCGGATGA
- a CDS encoding RyR domain-containing protein — protein sequence MNSLTRAACCIISLNAAGAILLSHKPDEIVEARLLFDPHNMECDFENKYPGTMYGNTSCLAAAISAAIIENPQNPDLIAAIQSGVRGLRSLLISGFERDDLENGRDEFHFPFETIVKAFNQPSDILSVAPVQNPVKNLVGAEPTGTPRVRAGYWTLLEDRYTRDLNQVAQQIVLGGVDTALQDVPVGQFGALKTVDRREIEALHSVRTLIGEYLSRPQARPLSIAVFGPPGSGKSFAVKQIAKSSSAGSVQAITFNISQFDQPSDLIDALHQVRDISLSAATPLVFWDEFDTPYEGKALGWLRYFLAPMQDGAFQEGQITHPIGKSVFVFAGGTSHRMGDFGVDLEEPERRAAKLPDFISRLKGFLDILGPNPIAGLDDPYFILRRAIVLRVLFEMHVPQILEDANGEKRVRIDPGILRAFLETKHYKHGVRSMETLLTMSTLAEAASFDRSCLPPEDQLNIHVDGTDFLARVQQLDLKGETLERLAHAAHEVFCENLTEQGYSYAPVTDREKKTHRALVAYDELNETLKESNRANVRDIPNKLARAGYVMLPARSNEPPFNFPGTDLETLARMEHARWVESMRQAGWVHGQTLDEQARTHPAIVDWEELNEDEREKDRQMVRSIPLILSRAGYAVVHVQNGG from the coding sequence GTGAACTCACTGACACGCGCTGCGTGCTGCATCATCTCACTTAACGCTGCTGGCGCGATCCTGCTTTCGCACAAGCCCGATGAGATCGTGGAAGCGAGGCTGCTTTTCGATCCGCACAATATGGAATGCGATTTCGAAAACAAGTATCCCGGAACGATGTATGGGAACACCAGCTGCCTGGCTGCCGCCATCAGTGCAGCAATTATCGAAAATCCTCAAAACCCAGATCTCATCGCCGCGATTCAGTCCGGGGTGCGGGGCCTGCGCAGCCTGTTGATTTCCGGTTTTGAACGGGATGATCTTGAAAACGGCAGAGATGAGTTTCACTTTCCCTTCGAAACCATCGTGAAGGCGTTCAACCAACCGAGTGACATCCTCTCCGTTGCTCCGGTTCAGAACCCCGTGAAAAATCTGGTCGGTGCGGAACCGACGGGCACTCCCCGGGTCAGGGCAGGCTACTGGACGCTGCTCGAGGACCGCTACACACGCGACTTGAATCAGGTGGCGCAGCAGATCGTGTTGGGCGGCGTCGACACCGCGCTGCAGGACGTACCGGTCGGCCAATTCGGTGCGTTAAAAACCGTAGACAGGCGGGAGATCGAAGCCCTGCACAGCGTACGTACCTTGATCGGCGAATATCTCTCCCGCCCGCAGGCCAGGCCGCTTTCGATCGCCGTATTTGGTCCTCCCGGATCGGGCAAGTCCTTCGCCGTCAAACAAATTGCCAAATCTTCATCCGCGGGTTCCGTGCAGGCCATTACCTTCAATATCTCGCAGTTCGATCAACCCTCGGACCTGATCGATGCACTGCACCAGGTGCGCGATATCAGCCTCTCCGCGGCGACGCCGCTCGTGTTCTGGGATGAATTCGATACTCCGTATGAAGGAAAAGCGCTCGGTTGGCTGCGCTATTTTCTCGCCCCGATGCAGGACGGCGCCTTCCAGGAGGGGCAGATCACACATCCGATCGGAAAATCTGTTTTCGTTTTCGCCGGTGGAACGAGCCACCGTATGGGAGATTTCGGTGTCGACCTGGAGGAGCCCGAGCGCAGGGCGGCCAAACTGCCCGATTTCATCAGCCGCTTGAAGGGTTTCCTGGATATTCTCGGCCCGAATCCGATCGCAGGCCTGGACGATCCCTACTTCATCCTGCGGCGGGCTATCGTGCTTCGTGTCTTGTTCGAGATGCACGTCCCGCAGATTCTCGAAGATGCAAACGGAGAGAAACGGGTGCGCATCGATCCGGGGATCCTGCGCGCCTTCCTCGAGACCAAGCACTACAAGCACGGTGTACGCTCGATGGAAACGCTGCTCACCATGAGCACGCTGGCCGAGGCCGCATCCTTCGACCGCTCCTGCCTGCCCCCGGAGGACCAGCTCAACATACACGTGGATGGAACCGATTTCCTCGCCCGGGTACAGCAATTGGATCTCAAGGGCGAGACATTGGAACGCCTGGCGCACGCCGCGCACGAAGTCTTCTGCGAAAACCTCACCGAACAGGGATATTCCTACGCTCCGGTGACGGACCGCGAGAAGAAGACCCATCGGGCGCTGGTGGCTTACGACGAGCTGAACGAGACGTTGAAGGAATCCAACCGGGCGAACGTGCGCGATATTCCCAATAAATTGGCTCGGGCAGGTTACGTCATGCTGCCCGCCCGCAGCAATGAACCGCCCTTCAACTTCCCCGGGACCGACCTGGAAACGCTCGCACGCATGGAACATGCGCGCTGGGTGGAATCGATGCGGCAGGCCGGTTGGGTGCATGGCCAAACCCTCGATGAACAAGCCAGGACGCATCCGGCGATCGTCGATTGGGAGGAATTGAACGAGGACGAGCGTGAAAAAGATCGCCAGATGGTGCGCTCGATCCCGCTCATCCTCTCCAGGGCCGGATACGCCGTCGTGCACGTTCAGAACGGCGGATGA
- a CDS encoding sulfurtransferase TusA family protein — translation MSDWNLDNVEVAKVVDARSSACPGPLLEAKKAIGAVKVDEVLEIWSGDPRTKEDIPRWATKVGHEFLGVAPAEGYERIFVKRLK, via the coding sequence ATGTCGGACTGGAATTTGGATAACGTGGAAGTCGCCAAGGTTGTCGATGCGCGCAGCAGCGCTTGCCCGGGCCCGTTGCTCGAGGCCAAGAAAGCCATCGGCGCCGTCAAGGTCGACGAAGTGTTGGAGATCTGGTCCGGAGATCCGCGCACCAAAGAGGATATCCCTCGCTGGGCTACGAAAGTCGGACACGAATTTCTGGGCGTTGCACCAGCCGAGGGGTACGAGCGAATTTTCGTCAAGCGATTGAAGTAA